A segment of the Candidatus Binatia bacterium genome:
CGCGCGCTGCACCGCCGCCTGCACGACCGGCGTGCAGGTGCATGCCGAAGTGCAACGCCTGTCGATGGTGGCGAACTCCGGATGTATGCGCTGCTTCGAGTGTGTCAGTGCTTGCCCGCAACGAGTGCTGGCTTACCGTTTCGGGCGTCCGGCACTGACCGCCGGAACCCGCACGGGACTGACGCCCTTCCCGTTCACGCTGGGCGAAGAGGCGCTCGTCCTCGGGCTCTGTGCCGCGGCGTTCCTGGCGTTGCACGGCCTCTACGACCGGGTGCCGTTGTTGCTCGCCCTGGGCGCGAGCGTGATCGCCGGTTACTGTGGCGCCATGGTACTGCGCCTGCTGCGGCAGCCCGTGGTGGCACTGCGGGGCATTGCCTTGAAGCAGGCGGGCACGCTGTCGGCGGCCGGGCGCGTCTTTGCCGCCGGATGCGTCATCCTGCTCGGCTTTCTGATCCACTCCGCCGGCGTCCAGTACCACCACTGGCAGGCCGTATCGGCCATCACGACCCTCGGCTTCCCCCAGTTGCGTTCGGATTACTCCAATGCGGAGCGCGGGACCGCGGCGACCGCGGCAGCAAACCTCGAGCGGTGCGTCCGCTACGGTCTGGTCGAAACGTTCGACGACCACATGCGGCTGGCATGGTTGGGCCGCGCCCTCGGGGAGTCCCACCGAGTCGAAAGGCACCTGCGCCGGGCAGCAGACCTCGATCCGACGCAACCGGCGGCCCACTTCAACCTCGGCAAGGAGCTGGCGCGGCAGGGCCGCAGCGGCGAGGCCGCAGTGGCTTTCGCCAGCGCAGTGCGCCTGGCGCCGCACCTGGCGGCTTACTTACCGCCCGAGACGGCCGCGGTCAGAACCGCCGTGGCGCGATAACGCTTGCGACCTGCCGCACAGGTCGGCCGGCAGCTTATATCTCGACGTTCGCGACCAACCCTTGCGGATCGCCGGCGTAGCGCGCCACGCTCAGCTCGTACCGGCCACCCTCGACTACCCACGCGCCAGCCTCGCGTACGGCAAGGGTACGGAGATCGAACGGGATCTCCACCTCGGGCGCAGCCCCGGCCGCCACCTCGATCCGCGCGAAGCCCACCAACCGCCGCACCGGTCGATCGTAACGCGAGCCGCACACCCCGGCATACACTTGCACCACGGTAGAGCCGGCTCGCTTTCCCGTGTTCGCAACTGTCACCCGCGCGCGCCGCTGCAAACCGTCGCCGTCGACGCTCAGCCCGCTCAGTGCAAAGCTCGTGTACGAGAGTCCGAACCCGAACGGGTACGCCGCCTCGTTACCGTCGCGGTCGAGCTTCCACTGCCCGTGCCACAGATCGTAGGTCACCGCAGTCGCCTCGCGGTCGAAATCCGGCAGATGACCGGCGTCGGTCGGAATCGCGAACGGCAGGCGCCCACCCGGCTCCGCGCGGCCGAGCAACACATCGGCCAGCGCGTGCCCGCCCTCCATGCCCGGATACCACAGCAGCAGAATCGCCGGGACCTGCCGGCGCCACCGCTCCATCAAGACCGCGCTGCCACCCATGACCACGACCACCGTGCGTGAATTGGCGGCGCCCACCGCCTCGACGAGAACTTCGTCCGCCTCCGAAAGGGTCAGCGCGCGGCGATCGCCCCCCGGCGCGAATGCCCCGGAGGAGCCCATCCTTGCCACCCCGGCCTGCACCTGCGCCCCCAC
Coding sequences within it:
- a CDS encoding 4Fe-4S binding protein, which encodes MTGLSAFSRPARWRIATLVFVHVAIAAHIVHWRLAGRSLSSIQLSDAGRFAAEGVVTAALLLMVAVLVATMVFGRFFCAWGCHMLAFQEACRFALTRLGIRPRLIRLRLLWVVPLVAAFYIFFFPAVQRLWLGVPLPTPQLELTSENLWTHLPGPTSAVLTFLVCGVLMVYFLGSLSFCKYVCPYGALFALADQFSLGRIRLIGDCDGCARCTAACTTGVQVHAEVQRLSMVANSGCMRCFECVSACPQRVLAYRFGRPALTAGTRTGLTPFPFTLGEEALVLGLCAAAFLALHGLYDRVPLLLALGASVIAGYCGAMVLRLLRQPVVALRGIALKQAGTLSAAGRVFAAGCVILLGFLIHSAGVQYHHWQAVSAITTLGFPQLRSDYSNAERGTAATAAANLERCVRYGLVETFDDHMRLAWLGRALGESHRVERHLRRAADLDPTQPAAHFNLGKELARQGRSGEAAVAFASAVRLAPHLAAYLPPETAAVRTAVAR